The following proteins come from a genomic window of Bacillus sp. SM2101:
- a CDS encoding aminopeptidase: protein MKDIAHSVIHRSLKVKKADKIYVFCLGETPLLTNLLSSIRQVGAHAYIKEIKLSEWTALINSGDSSFYRNMFKYEAKIIRHVNGFIGVTQDSNLFEMNTVNQVNLKAFYKFFYEPLMNFAQETNKWILLNPPSKALSQLSKQSTNKLNTLFRHSVLMFNYEEFKREAKWLMDLLKSTNEVSIITHNTNLKFSIKGINPTICDGTHNLPGGEVFIAPVLDSVNGYITFNVPFHSFGVTFDYVKLEYEKGELISFDSSNNTKLKDILDSDEGAKYFGEFGIGLNPHINRPIFTSAYDEKMKGSVHLALGQSYKTSYNFNNSTVHMDLVLSMLKKDGRGRMYFDNNLVMKDGEFLPHLV from the coding sequence ATGAAGGACATTGCACACTCGGTAATTCATAGATCATTGAAAGTGAAAAAAGCAGATAAGATTTATGTTTTTTGTCTTGGTGAAACTCCATTATTAACAAATCTGTTGTCGAGTATCCGACAAGTAGGTGCCCATGCCTATATTAAGGAAATTAAACTGAGTGAATGGACAGCGCTTATTAATTCAGGTGATTCCTCATTTTATAGAAATATGTTTAAATATGAGGCAAAAATCATTCGGCATGTAAATGGATTTATTGGAGTAACTCAAGACTCAAATCTTTTTGAAATGAATACCGTTAACCAAGTTAATCTCAAAGCCTTTTATAAATTTTTTTATGAACCCCTCATGAATTTTGCCCAAGAGACCAATAAATGGATTCTGTTGAATCCCCCATCAAAAGCCTTATCCCAATTAAGTAAACAGTCAACAAATAAATTAAATACTTTGTTCAGACATTCGGTTCTAATGTTTAATTATGAGGAGTTTAAGAGAGAAGCTAAGTGGCTAATGGACTTATTAAAAAGTACGAATGAAGTTTCTATAATTACACACAATACGAATTTAAAATTTTCGATAAAAGGTATTAATCCTACCATATGTGATGGTACACATAATTTACCTGGTGGTGAGGTATTCATCGCACCTGTATTAGATTCAGTTAATGGGTATATTACATTCAATGTTCCTTTTCATTCTTTTGGTGTTACCTTTGATTATGTAAAATTAGAGTATGAAAAAGGTGAACTAATTTCATTTGATTCAAGCAATAATACAAAACTTAAGGATATATTAGATTCAGATGAAGGGGCTAAATATTTTGGTGAGTTTGGAATTGGACTAAATCCTCATATTAATAGACCTATTTTCACATCAGCTTACGATGAAAAAATGAAGGGGAGCGTTCATCTTGCTCTAGGGCAATCCTATAAAACCTCATATAATTTTAACAATTCAACTGTTCACATGGATTTGGTTTTATCGATGTTAAAAAAGGACGGTAGGGGAAGAATGTACTTTGATAATAATTTAGTTATGAAAGATGGAGAGTTTCTTCCTCACCTTGTTTAA
- a CDS encoding phytanoyl-CoA dioxygenase family protein translates to MSTFLSKEELSFFNQQGYFVIKGVYNPEEVEEIKQVYRKLWLKKLKDKEIIQDKSLPIESLFPTMHEMQNQDETVRKFMLDHRNFEIAKELLGHEPLVIGTTCFFKGPKTKALPYHQDNIDNGCIPDKNVALWISLDESDQENGSLCFLPKSHQYGLLSINLKAEHPYGILSTQVNNANTNLSEEMNEVCIKTQPGDVVVFDGNTIHGSSSNDTINRFRRSFAIHFTTKDVKKVFANFNNLYDREGNIIPKKVNKDHGLIRNLLLPEEKMKQGEKIY, encoded by the coding sequence ATGAGTACATTTCTATCAAAAGAAGAATTATCTTTTTTTAATCAACAAGGTTACTTCGTTATTAAAGGTGTTTATAACCCTGAAGAAGTTGAAGAAATAAAACAAGTTTACAGAAAATTATGGTTAAAAAAACTCAAAGATAAGGAAATTATACAGGACAAAAGTCTACCTATCGAAAGCCTCTTCCCAACAATGCATGAAATGCAGAACCAAGATGAAACAGTGAGAAAATTTATGTTGGACCATCGTAACTTTGAAATAGCCAAAGAACTATTAGGACATGAACCTTTAGTTATTGGTACAACTTGTTTTTTCAAAGGACCGAAAACCAAGGCATTGCCATATCATCAAGACAATATAGATAATGGGTGTATACCAGATAAAAATGTAGCACTATGGATAAGCTTAGATGAAAGTGACCAAGAAAACGGTAGTCTTTGTTTTCTCCCAAAGTCCCATCAGTATGGTTTGTTGTCAATTAACCTTAAAGCTGAACATCCATATGGAATTTTATCCACACAAGTTAATAATGCTAATACAAACCTTTCTGAAGAAATGAATGAAGTATGTATTAAAACACAACCGGGTGATGTAGTTGTATTTGATGGAAATACTATACATGGTTCCAGTTCTAACGATACCATAAATCGATTTCGAAGGTCTTTTGCTATACATTTCACAACAAAAGATGTAAAAAAAGTTTTTGCTAATTTTAACAACCTCTATGATAGGGAAGGAAATATTATCCCTAAAAAAGTTAATAAAGATCATGGTCTTATCCGAAACTTACTTTTACCTGAAGAGAAAATGAAACAAGGTGAAAAGATATACTAA
- a CDS encoding acyl-CoA dehydrogenase family protein, whose translation MKLRDFNVEDIQGKIDYLINEEYHLLTLEEGLTPKDYFVFISNLSSICHHTALSFAMHLYTLWGLKLLLPDRKKVNKYINSVLNEGSLLASLNEPGLYFVSPDKLREKDFNIIASPVKGGYILNGVKNFISMEPLVTYLPMYCRIENYQEKDHGIIVVIVNKNTQGINIKKNWDSISMEHTESNSVELNNVFVSSEDVLLMPSTSISQTDLFGYLFRLSISSVYYGIAKSATEYIKNHTVKHKVPHFDKPLAFFPGSQYSIAEMIIKLETSYSQIIQLCEALQSVMDTPISYESKKEIKKISLITKEYSTQSAKEIVDTGLKIVGVKSLSKKNYLSELYKDVIAGQFHPPQRDIAYELLAKDFVGILPWKNRW comes from the coding sequence ATGAAATTAAGAGATTTTAATGTTGAGGACATACAAGGAAAAATTGATTACTTAATCAATGAGGAGTACCATTTGCTAACCTTAGAAGAAGGTCTGACGCCAAAGGATTACTTCGTATTTATAAGTAATCTATCAAGCATATGCCACCACACTGCATTATCCTTTGCCATGCACTTATATACTTTATGGGGATTAAAGCTTCTTTTACCTGACAGAAAGAAAGTAAACAAATATATTAATTCCGTTTTGAATGAGGGAAGTCTATTAGCTTCCCTTAATGAACCGGGGCTTTATTTTGTTTCACCAGATAAATTAAGAGAAAAAGATTTTAACATTATAGCCTCACCTGTTAAGGGTGGGTATATATTAAACGGTGTTAAAAATTTTATTTCAATGGAACCACTTGTTACATATTTACCCATGTATTGTAGAATAGAAAACTATCAAGAAAAGGATCATGGAATAATAGTAGTAATTGTTAATAAAAATACTCAGGGTATTAATATTAAGAAAAACTGGGATTCCATTTCAATGGAACATACTGAAAGTAATAGTGTTGAGCTAAATAATGTATTTGTTTCAAGTGAAGATGTATTATTAATGCCTAGCACATCTATATCCCAAACTGATTTATTTGGTTACCTTTTCAGATTAAGCATTTCATCTGTATATTACGGTATCGCCAAAAGTGCTACAGAGTATATAAAGAATCATACAGTTAAACATAAAGTCCCACATTTTGACAAACCGCTTGCCTTCTTCCCTGGATCTCAATATAGTATTGCTGAAATGATAATAAAACTAGAAACAAGTTACTCTCAAATTATTCAATTGTGTGAAGCTCTTCAATCAGTCATGGATACGCCGATAAGTTATGAATCTAAAAAAGAAATAAAGAAAATTAGTCTTATTACTAAAGAATACTCAACACAATCTGCAAAAGAAATTGTTGATACTGGTTTAAAAATAGTTGGAGTTAAATCTTTGTCAAAAAAGAATTATTTATCTGAACTATATAAGGATGTAATAGCTGGACAGTTCCATCCACCACAAAGAGACATAGCATATGAACTTCTTGCAAAAGATTTTGTTGGAATCCTTCCATGGAAAAACAGATGGTAG
- a CDS encoding phosphopantetheine-binding protein has translation MDKAKFLNIVEGIIDKENVKFESTFEELDMDSTSVIELLIEFEMEYNIDILDDNLNLDDVNTLSDAYDYLSKLLSSK, from the coding sequence TTGGATAAAGCAAAGTTTCTAAATATAGTAGAAGGCATTATAGATAAAGAAAATGTGAAGTTTGAAAGCACATTTGAAGAACTAGATATGGATTCAACAAGTGTAATAGAGCTATTGATTGAGTTTGAAATGGAATATAATATCGATATTTTGGATGATAACTTAAATCTTGATGATGTTAACACTTTAAGTGATGCATATGATTATCTATCTAAATTATTGTCTTCTAAATGA
- a CDS encoding aminoacyl--tRNA ligase-related protein has translation MLFNYPISKIKTKDFPDLINRIYLLSTGVTKVSYDYKNLKVIYKGDKQVKFFGDLEKLITQKDRQIKKKVIKDNCDDSEVSGEFIVSKKNEDGISFEGDIAKIYEAVKRLLDQISSKFNATYTKYPTIMSKLLMDKSKYSLHFPQNTYRMSEIKHQKEDLEKYRLLTENSLDTSDLFQATNYYLRPCLCYFAYNDREGEDLEKDLDVISSFGQCFRHENTRQISPFRSRDFNMYEIVYIGGQEKVTELRNKLVEEVWTLFNLLGLKGKIETANDPFFIKNDRSKISYQRAGERKYELVFTPNSKVSFSLASFNLCDDVLTKSFDIKSKNQSAYSGCTAFGIERWVQAIVYTYGTNPVLWPKYILEMMVND, from the coding sequence ATGTTGTTTAACTACCCTATTTCTAAAATAAAAACAAAAGATTTTCCTGATTTAATCAACCGTATTTATCTATTATCTACAGGAGTTACCAAGGTGTCATATGATTATAAGAATCTAAAGGTAATATATAAAGGAGATAAACAAGTTAAATTTTTTGGTGATTTAGAGAAACTTATAACTCAAAAGGATCGGCAGATTAAAAAAAAGGTTATTAAAGATAATTGTGATGATAGTGAAGTATCCGGCGAATTTATTGTATCTAAAAAAAATGAGGATGGAATTAGTTTTGAAGGGGATATCGCAAAGATATATGAAGCTGTTAAACGGTTATTGGATCAAATTAGTTCAAAATTCAATGCAACCTACACCAAGTATCCAACAATAATGTCTAAATTATTAATGGATAAAAGTAAATATTCCTTGCACTTCCCACAAAACACTTATAGGATGTCGGAAATTAAACATCAAAAAGAAGATTTAGAAAAATACAGATTACTAACTGAAAACAGTCTTGATACAAGTGACTTGTTCCAAGCTACAAACTATTACTTAAGGCCATGCCTTTGCTATTTTGCCTATAACGATAGGGAAGGGGAAGATCTTGAAAAAGATCTTGATGTAATCTCTAGCTTTGGGCAATGCTTCCGGCATGAAAATACACGTCAAATTTCTCCATTTCGATCAAGAGACTTTAATATGTATGAGATTGTATACATTGGTGGACAAGAGAAAGTTACTGAATTAAGGAATAAGTTAGTAGAAGAAGTTTGGACTTTGTTTAATTTATTAGGTCTAAAAGGAAAAATCGAAACCGCAAATGACCCATTCTTCATTAAAAATGATAGAAGTAAAATCTCCTATCAAAGAGCCGGAGAAAGAAAATACGAACTAGTCTTTACTCCCAACAGTAAAGTTAGTTTCTCACTTGCATCATTTAATTTATGTGATGATGTTTTAACTAAATCATTCGATATAAAAAGTAAAAATCAATCAGCTTATTCGGGTTGTACAGCATTTGGTATTGAAAGATGGGTTCAAGCTATTGTATATACTTATGGAACTAACCCTGTACTTTGGCCAAAATATATTCTTGAGATGATGGTCAATGACTAA
- a CDS encoding glycosyltransferase has translation MGNILISSQRLLGHFIPAREIGIALQDIGHKVTLLGNKQNKKLLEGTGLGFIPIGWDKIPNLYLEEFSNEILEQIKNHDFDLFICDSTQPSPAYIAEIKKIPWISFQTTIPLPVELMPGSALVNRRLQLDYQKNLNKLRQYLNLPALPSETIRSRGDLAGISPYRHLVFVYPELLNEEIKLPPNTILVGNLNHQLERKNSGRLYSQKIKILVCTSSIPRIEYREIMNRYIETVINTYGNQTMFEVIISDSKEWWGDDLPINVKWVQDAPIHDELLPQVDYVITHGGCGTLQNVIKHGKPMLIIPLGDDHEKLASICNQLGISETLSAEKINKEELLYKVSRLNQCIINSRELQQKILSYNPRQKSVELIQKFLTEVK, from the coding sequence ATGGGAAACATATTAATAAGTAGCCAGAGGTTACTCGGGCATTTTATACCAGCAAGAGAGATTGGCATAGCACTACAAGACATTGGGCATAAAGTTACTTTGCTTGGGAACAAACAAAATAAAAAATTGTTAGAAGGTACAGGACTTGGATTTATTCCAATAGGGTGGGATAAGATACCTAACCTGTATTTAGAAGAATTCTCCAATGAGATCCTAGAGCAAATTAAAAACCATGATTTTGACCTCTTTATTTGTGACTCTACTCAACCCTCTCCAGCATATATTGCTGAAATAAAAAAAATCCCATGGATAAGTTTCCAAACTACCATCCCACTTCCTGTTGAGTTAATGCCAGGAAGCGCATTAGTGAATCGTCGTCTTCAGCTTGATTATCAAAAAAATTTAAATAAACTTCGACAATATTTAAATCTACCTGCTTTACCATCAGAAACAATACGCTCTAGAGGCGACCTTGCAGGAATCTCACCTTACAGGCATTTAGTATTTGTATACCCTGAACTTTTAAATGAAGAGATTAAATTACCTCCTAATACAATTCTAGTTGGTAACCTTAATCATCAGCTGGAAAGAAAAAATTCAGGTCGACTTTACTCTCAAAAAATAAAAATACTAGTCTGTACCTCATCTATACCAAGGATTGAATATAGAGAAATTATGAATCGATACATTGAAACAGTAATTAATACTTATGGTAATCAAACGATGTTTGAAGTGATCATATCTGACTCAAAAGAGTGGTGGGGAGATGATCTTCCCATCAATGTAAAATGGGTTCAAGATGCTCCTATTCATGATGAACTTTTACCTCAAGTTGATTATGTTATTACCCATGGTGGATGTGGTACTCTTCAAAACGTGATAAAGCATGGGAAGCCGATGTTAATTATTCCATTAGGTGACGATCACGAAAAACTTGCAAGTATATGTAACCAATTAGGCATATCTGAAACATTATCAGCTGAAAAAATTAATAAAGAAGAACTTCTATATAAGGTAAGTAGATTAAATCAATGCATTATAAATTCAAGAGAGTTACAACAGAAAATTTTATCTTATAATCCAAGGCAGAAAAGTGTTGAACTCATACAAAAATTTCTAACTGAGGTGAAATAA
- a CDS encoding phosphopantetheine-binding protein, with amino-acid sequence MKCLKSVLNDIEFSKEDNLLELGIDSMTFIRLVVEIEDEFDIEIEDEEIILENFESFSSIVQLVERNLD; translated from the coding sequence ATGAAGTGTTTAAAAAGTGTTTTAAATGACATTGAATTTTCTAAAGAAGATAACTTGCTTGAACTGGGTATAGACTCTATGACTTTCATTCGACTAGTAGTAGAAATTGAGGATGAATTTGATATCGAAATTGAAGATGAAGAAATTATTCTTGAAAACTTTGAATCTTTTTCTAGCATCGTTCAATTAGTTGAGAGGAATCTGGATTAG